The nucleotide window AATGGGAATGACTGTTGGAGCAATTTTAGTCTCTTATGACATCAACAGATTGCATATTGAAGTAAAAAACGCAATGAAAGCGTTAGGTTATACGGATAATTGGCATTATGGAACAGGAAAGACATATCAATTACCAAACACAACTTTGTGGAAAAACAACATATCCTCTAACCAAGCAATCAGTGATTTAAAAAGCATATGTGCAAGATTTAATGTGCTACTTGAAAAAGCTGTGGCAGTAAATGCTACCGAATTTGTAGGTGTTTAATTAAAAACCAAGAAATATGTTTGATTTAGGAAAACAAAAAATTGAAGTAAAATGCAATTGTGGAAGAAAACATAGTGTCACATTACAAGACGTTTCTAATAGAAAAAATATCAAATGTGGATGCGGGATAACTATTCAATTAACTGATAGCGGAGGTTCCGTTAGCAAAAGTATCTCTGATATTAATAAAAGTATGGGAAACCTTGAAAAATCGCTAAAGCGATTGGGTAAATAAAAAAACCGAAGCATAACGGAATCAGGCTTCGGCGGGTTAAAATTTTTATTCGACCAAAAATTTATCCTGCAAATATACTATAATAGTTTGTATTACTGATTTCCTTGGGTTTAATTTACGACACCTCAGTATTAAATAGTTCGTAGTTCCAAATTTAGTAAGCGATGGCAACAAATGGGAAACCAGGTGACGGGCACAGAAATGGCGCCGTGACCAACAGGAGTCAGGTTTATAATCCAAAAACTGAGCAGTGGGTAAAGAGAGACAATACCACTGGAAGATTTATGGATGTAAAGCAAGACGGTACTCCTTTTAAAGGAGTTACCAAGAAGTAACCCCGATTATATTCTGGGATTGAAATTAGCCAGTTTTATTAGTAGAACTGGTTAATTTTATTTAAAATTATTATAAGCCATAAAAAAAAATATTTACAAGCCATGACGTCAAAGATACAACACACTGCCTTACTATTTTTTTACCTGTTTTACAAAAGGTTATTACTTTCAATATAGTACACACAGTGTTGGACAGCATTCAATTTGATTTTAATGTTATTATAATCCTAATAATCCTATTATCAATAATATATCTTCTGACGCTGTTCTTTTTATGTATAGCTCTTTTCAAATGGATTCGCTTTGACTTTACATTAAGAAAGTTAACTCCCTGCTTAATTAGTGCAATAGCACTTTTTTGCCTTGATTATTTCATAAAAACAAGTATAAATTACAAAATTAAAACTATTATAAACAAGATTAAGAATATCCCGATCGCGCGAAATTGCATTCCGTGCGCATTACAATAATCATGGACTTTCCCCTCTGGCTCGTTTGCAACGAGTACCTACTTTCTTTTGTTTATGAACTAGAGCGTTTACAACGCGGTTAAATCACAGCTTCTCAAAGCCTGCTCAAAGACTTGGATAGAGTATGAGATATTTACCATTAATTTCATTTTATCTGATCAATAAAAAAATTAACAGACATCCCTGTCTTATTTTTAAAAGCATTGGCAAAACTCGGAGCATTTTTGAAACCGGATTCTTCCGCCAAAGCATTGTTGGAATACTTTCTTAATTTGGGATCCTCTTCGAGCTTTTTTATAATATAAGATATTCTTAAATCGCTCATATAGTCTGGATAGGAGAGACCTTTGTGAAAATTGATGATTTGTGATAGGTATTTGTAGTTTGTATTAAAACTTGTTGCCAGCTTTTCAATTTTCAAATCTTTTTTTAGGAATCCCAGGTTGGTTTCAAATTTCACGAGTTTTGTTAAAAGTTCTTCTTCTAGTTCCTGCGGGATATTAGGGCGTTGTATTTTGCTGGAACCAAGAGTATCCTCTTTAGGGTCGTTTTTTTTAAAAAGTTCAAAATGGCGCTTAGAGTTTGTAAGTTTTCTGTTTTTGTACAGCAGATAGATTGAAGCAGGCAGAAGAAATAGGACAATAACAAACAGACCTATCTTCATGGCTTTTTCATTTTTGGCCTCATCCTTGATTTTTTTGGTTTCATCAATAAGTTTTACCGTGTCATATTCTTTAGTAATTTTGGTAGAAAGATACTTGGAATTTGTTTCGATGATTTTGTCTGCTTCCAGCAGTTTGGTCATATACAATAGCACAGAATCATTGTCGCTTTTGCCTTTGTAATAATCGATGATCATCTCATAGTTTTTGCGCAAATCTGGTCTGATATATTTTTTGTCGCTGAATATTTGATCTACTTTTAGAAGATAAGGAAAGGCTAATTCTCTTTTGCCGGTATCCCAGTAAATAGATGCTATGTAAAAATAGGCTACAGAAAGGTTAGCTAAGTCTTTTTGCTTAATTAATTCTGGTATCGAACTTTTTAGTTTTGTTAATCCATCTTTATATGATTTTCTAAAGTAATCATTTATGCCTGCAGAATGATTGAGGTAGGGGATCATTGAAAAATCTTGATACTTCTTACTTTTATCTATTGCCAGTTTATTCGTTTCAGCCGAAGCCTGATAATTTCCAATTCTCGTATAACAGAGCGTTAGTGAATGAAGACAATTTATATACGCCCTTGGATTTTTGGTCTGGAAAAAATCAGAACATTTTAAAAAAAGGGATATCGCTTCATTGTAAAAACCGAGATAATATTTGACATGGGCAATATTGTATTGAGTTTTAAATTTAAGATAATCATTGTTAGTGGAAACAATAAGTTTATTTGCTGTCAAATAGCAGTCTAATGCTTTGTTATGCTCCTTTTCGCTGTAGTATATTATGCCCTTTGTGAGGATAGCGGAGCCAATTTCTTCATTGTTCTTAGTAAGTTCTGCTACAGCAATCATGCTGTCGGCATAGATAAGTCTTTGGCTGTATTCAACTTCATAGATATAGTTTTTATATCCAGTGATAATTTCGGTTAAGTTATTCTCTTTTTTAGCCTTTGTTAAGTAAGCTTCCAGATAAGGATAAACATTTTTCTTGCTTTTATATTGATCAATTTTATCATAAAGAGAATTATAATCCATTTGTAAAAGATCACGATGCTGCTGGGAAAAAATAAAGGAAAACTTGATAAGCGTCAAAATGCATAATAGGGAGCTTCGTCTGTTAATCATTTGGCAGGTTTTTTTTGAGGAGATTAATAGGTTTATAGCAGAATTGTGAGGGCATACAATTTTTAGGCTTATAAATATAAGTAAACAATTGATATTGTAAGCTTTTTATAGACAAAATAGTCTGTTTGTTTCCAGAATTCAATATGTTCTTTTCCGGAAAGGATCTTACTATCGTTTGTGAGCATTGATGGGAGTGTCTATGTTTGCTACGAATTCACGAGCAGGGTTGGATAATTTGCCAATCCAGGTTCACTAATCCGGGTTAATGGGCTGAGTAAAAAAATAGTAAACAAAACCTATTGACAAAATGAAAAAATTATCCTTTTTAGTGCTGCTTTTTATTGCTGCAGCATGCTCTACTGAATCTTATGAAGAAGATAGCGCTTTACAAAATAATGTTTCGAAGAAAAGTATTCCATCCAGTATCGGGACATCTGATACATCGAATTTTTCTTCAGCTATTTCAAAGTTTGATATTAGTAATGAAGGGCAAAAACTTTTGATATCTTCTATCAATGAAATATTGCGTTTAAAGCAGGAGGGGGCCTCCTATGAAGAAGTTCATGCCTATATGGTAGAGTTTCAGACTAAAGTAATGGCATCAAATATTTCGTCCAAAGAGAAAGAAATCTTACTTCCGTCACTATCTTTATTACAATATGATACATACGCCAGCACTGAGGCTGATGATGGAGGCAGAAAGGACAGAGACTGGGAGTTGTCTGTTGGTACATTTAAGGTTACAAGTTTCGGCACATCAGAGAACTTTTCAAATACAACTCTAAATTCAGAATCTTTCCCCGCCACGGAGTAATTTGTAATTGATGGAAACGGCTAGGGAAATTGTTCAGTATCTAATAATGAGAGAAAAAAAGGAAAAAGTCCTTAGCCGGATTCATGTCTCCAATGCTGAAACTTTCAGTATAATATTTCCCTTTAATTTAAAAGGAGAGCTGCGATATGTACTAGTTATGCATGGAAATAAACGTATTGGCGAACTGCAGAACAATATTGAGACAACCTCAGTAATGGATCATAAAATTTACCTTCTGCAAATCAATAACAACTTTATTTTGACATTTCATCCTTTACTTTTACAATTGCTTTCTGGCTTTTTTTTGGCTGAATGTAACACTGATGAGTCTGTATTTTTTGAAAAGATACTTAGAAAGCTTGATCAACAATATAAGAAGGGAAAGAACAACCTGATATCCCGATTCTACCTTAGTATTTTTTTGCACTGTTTAAACGAAATCTTAATTCGTGGGAAACCTTTTATGTGTAGGGAAGAAATTTTGGCCAGGGATTTTTTAAAAATTCTTCAAACAGAAAATAATTCCATTCGCCGGGTTCAGTATTATGCCAATAAACTTTTTGTAAGCAGAAGATATCTTACTAAAGCAGTAAGTAATACATTTGGGCGAACTCCTAAAGAGTTGATAACTATAAGGGTAGTTGATGAAGCCAAGAAGTTATTGAAGACACAACTTTCCATTTATGAAATTTCAGAACACCTTAAGTTTGAAAGTTCTGCTTCTTTTACCGTCTTTTTTAAGAAGCATACTCAATGTACTCCGTCTGAATATCGTCAAAAGATCCAAGATAGTTAAACAAAATGATACAGTAGTATCCATTGGAATGGTTGGATTCTTTGATATAGATTACTTCATAGACAAAACAAAAAAATAAAACAACCCACTTTTCGATCCCTTCTCTGTCTTACTCCCCTCCTTCGGAGGGGTTGGGGGAGGAAAGAGGGACTGGAGGTGAGGTTTAAAAAAGAAAAACATGTATAAAAAAACAATTGAAGAATTTAATCTTTCTTGCAATGAACTATTAGAATCAAACGAATCAATGCAAAACAAGGCCAGTAATGGAATTGTTTTATGCAATAAGACATTAACGAGCCTAAAAGATTTAGTAGATAAAAAAGATTTTAATACCGTTCCGGAAGAAATTGATTTTTTCAAGAACATAAAACCCATCCCTATGAGTTTTTTAATTTATTTTACTGAAGTACGTTCCTGTGAAGTAAGAATGCCCAAAGCGGGAAACACCTATAAAGTTCAGTTTCTTCAAAAAGAATTGCGTAAAATAAATAAGTTCTTTTATAAAAATGCCGATTTTGTGCATTACATGGAGCAAGGATACAGTTATTTGGATCACCAATTCTTTACCAGAAACCATCGCGATAATTTTCCATTCACACCGATGACCGATTACTATCAGTTTCCGGAATTTTCGACTTCACAAGATATGCTTTGGGCAAAAGTAAAAGCGATGTACCGATTTATTCATTACATCCGCCAAGCACTAAAACGACTAAAAGTGGATGATTCCGAAATCTTTGAAGAGAAAAAACACAAGGTATTGGTGTGGACAGGGCCAAAAACAGCCTTAACAGAATTAATATATGCTTTGTTTTCAAACGGAACAATTAATCACGGTGCGGCAGACATCAATATGATAACGGCATCCTTTGAAGATTTTTTCAATATTAAACTGGATAACATCTATAAAACCTACACCGAAATCAAAGCCCGAAAAAGCAGTAAGACAAAATTTTTGGAAGAATTAACCCTTAATTTACAGCAAAAAATGGCCAGGGAAGATTTAGGCTAAAAAGCGTAACTACGAAAACTAGAAGCAGCAATTCCGGATTGAAAAGGATTGCTGTTTTTTTTTATGGCATAATTTGATAAAGAATAGAATCCGAAACCGCTGGATGAGATTATTAAAAAACGTCATTGGTACCCCAGTCGAGGGCGAAAGGCTCCACACCATCCACATAAATGAAAAAAAATCCTCCCAGCAGCCCCACGAAATGAAATTCAGCGAAGCTAATCCTTTCGTGTGGCCCTGAAAAAAAAGTCTTTTTTAGTACTTATTGGTCCTTATTGATCATTACAGAACCATAACATTTTGATTTTAAATTCTATAGTTGAAGCTTTGTACTATAATTCCGCTTTTAGATGCATCGAAATTGGTTTTATAAGGTTTGAAAAAATGTACCTAAACATTTTAAATAGCAACATTATAATAAATAGAAATTATGGCCCAACAAAAAGGTATAATTAAATTGAGAGGTACTATTGGTGATATTACTTTCTACAAAACCAAAGACGGTCACATGGCTCGTGAAAAAGGAGGCATTGACGCCAAAAGAATGGCTAGCGATCCAGCCTTTCAGCGCACTCGTGAAAATGGTTCTGAATTTGGAAGAGCCGGAAAAGCTGGTAAAGTCTTGCGTTCTTCGTTACGCACTTTACTTTTGAATGCGGCTGACAGCAGAATGGTCAGCCGATTGACACAATCAATGATGAAGGTGATTCAAGCTGATGGCACCAGTGTACGCGGTTTACGAAACGTCATTGACGGGGAAGCTGAATTATTAACCGGTTTCGAGTTTAACGCTAATGGAATATTGAGTTCCTGCCTGTTTGCCCCTTATGAGGCAACCATCGACAGGGCAACCGGTGAAATCAAAGTAACACTTGCCCCTTTTGTACCTGCCAATATGGTTGTTGCCCCAGGAGGAACCACTCATTTTAAAATCATTTCAGCCGGTACTGAAGTTGACTTTGAAGCCGAAACGTTTATCGAAGCCCATTCGGAAACTGCTGTGTTACCATGGAATACGTTGCCTACTATCGCTATTACCCATACCAATATGGTGACACCCAACAGTACTAAACCGCTTTTTCTGGCTTTGGGATTGGAATTTTTCCAAGAAGTCAATGGAAAAATGTACTCCCTGAAAAATGGTTCTTATAACCCATTGGCCTTGGTAACCGTAAGTGGGGTATAGAATGGTTTTGGTTTTAACCAGAACATATTTCCCCGAGGGAACTAACGGGATGCTTACCCATAAAGGTAAATTAATCTGCTACGCGATTGAATTGCCCTGGAAGGATAATCAACACCAAGTTTCCTGTATTCCCGAGGGGGAGTATTTTATAGAGAAGCGCTACAGCACGCGATTTGGCTGGCATTTGGAAATTTTGGGTGTCCCGAACAGAAGTTTGATACTGTTTCATCCTGCCAATATTGCCTTAAAAGAGCTTAAAGGCTGTATTGCCCCTGTTAGCGAACTTTCAGGTTTCGGAATAGGGCTTCAATCAAAAAAAGCTTTCACAAAGCTTAAAAATTTGATTTATGCCCAACTGGACATGAAAGAAAGTGTTTTATTACTTGTTCAATCTTGATTTCTTGTCCCTCGTCTCTCGTCTCTCGACTTCGCTCGAGATGACATTTTTATTTGAGTAGGGTCTCGACTGCGCTCGAGGTGACAAAACAAACATCATTTTATATTACTTTTTTTAGAATAAAAATGATGCCTCGAGATGACGCGCTTGGGATTACACGCTCAGGATGACGTGCTCGGGGTGACAGGGAATAAATAAAATGTAAAAATTATGAATGTTATCAAACGAGCGAAAGCTCCCACCCCAAAATTTTTTAAAGTACTGCGCAACATTGGACTAGTTGTGGCAGCAGTTGGTGGCAGTATTATTGCTGCTCCGATAGTTTTGCCTGTGACAGTAGTTACACTAGGCGGTTACCTAACAGTTGCAGGAGGTGTATTATCTGCAGTTAGCCAGCTAACTACTGACACTAATACAGAGTCCGATGCAGAGTAGCAACAGTCCGCTAATAGGGACT belongs to Flavobacterium aquiphilum and includes:
- a CDS encoding AraC family transcriptional regulator: MDYNSLYDKIDQYKSKKNVYPYLEAYLTKAKKENNLTEIITGYKNYIYEVEYSQRLIYADSMIAVAELTKNNEEIGSAILTKGIIYYSEKEHNKALDCYLTANKLIVSTNNDYLKFKTQYNIAHVKYYLGFYNEAISLFLKCSDFFQTKNPRAYINCLHSLTLCYTRIGNYQASAETNKLAIDKSKKYQDFSMIPYLNHSAGINDYFRKSYKDGLTKLKSSIPELIKQKDLANLSVAYFYIASIYWDTGKRELAFPYLLKVDQIFSDKKYIRPDLRKNYEMIIDYYKGKSDNDSVLLYMTKLLEADKIIETNSKYLSTKITKEYDTVKLIDETKKIKDEAKNEKAMKIGLFVIVLFLLPASIYLLYKNRKLTNSKRHFELFKKNDPKEDTLGSSKIQRPNIPQELEEELLTKLVKFETNLGFLKKDLKIEKLATSFNTNYKYLSQIINFHKGLSYPDYMSDLRISYIIKKLEEDPKLRKYSNNALAEESGFKNAPSFANAFKNKTGMSVNFFIDQIK
- a CDS encoding helix-turn-helix domain-containing protein, with amino-acid sequence MREKKEKVLSRIHVSNAETFSIIFPFNLKGELRYVLVMHGNKRIGELQNNIETTSVMDHKIYLLQINNNFILTFHPLLLQLLSGFFLAECNTDESVFFEKILRKLDQQYKKGKNNLISRFYLSIFLHCLNEILIRGKPFMCREEILARDFLKILQTENNSIRRVQYYANKLFVSRRYLTKAVSNTFGRTPKELITIRVVDEAKKLLKTQLSIYEISEHLKFESSASFTVFFKKHTQCTPSEYRQKIQDS
- a CDS encoding RteC domain-containing protein; the encoded protein is MYKKTIEEFNLSCNELLESNESMQNKASNGIVLCNKTLTSLKDLVDKKDFNTVPEEIDFFKNIKPIPMSFLIYFTEVRSCEVRMPKAGNTYKVQFLQKELRKINKFFYKNADFVHYMEQGYSYLDHQFFTRNHRDNFPFTPMTDYYQFPEFSTSQDMLWAKVKAMYRFIHYIRQALKRLKVDDSEIFEEKKHKVLVWTGPKTALTELIYALFSNGTINHGAADINMITASFEDFFNIKLDNIYKTYTEIKARKSSKTKFLEELTLNLQQKMAREDLG
- a CDS encoding DUF5675 family protein; the protein is MVLVLTRTYFPEGTNGMLTHKGKLICYAIELPWKDNQHQVSCIPEGEYFIEKRYSTRFGWHLEILGVPNRSLILFHPANIALKELKGCIAPVSELSGFGIGLQSKKAFTKLKNLIYAQLDMKESVLLLVQS